The genomic segment acacacacacacacacacacacacacacacacacacacacacacacacacacacacacacacacacacacacacacacacacacacacacacacacacacacacacacacacacacacacacacacacacacacacacacacacacacacacacacacacacacacacacacacacacacacacacacacacacacacacacacacacacacacacacacacacacacgcacacacacacacacctacatTCGCTGAGAACGACATGAATGGGGCCACTCCTCGAGCAAAATACAAAAAGCTGCATCAGCACGGTACCGTGCACCGGAAGGCAAATGCACTGCTTGCCTGCACCCTTTAGAAATTTTGCTGCATTCGGCACTGTTTCTTGTTCATCCTGacagctgtgctgctgctccagagGAAATACAGCCCCTTTTCAGCGAGTCCCTTCCCTGCCATACAACAAACGAGTCAGACTCCACTCGAATCGGTCTCTCAGAGGCCCACCGCGTGGTTCAAAGCAGTCGTAGACACGGACTGCAGCAATGCACCGGCTCTATCACCTGAGCAAGGCCCTGACCTcaaactctgcccacccacccctcccgcCCCCGCAGGTCACACTACAGTCACGCCCATCATGCCGGACACCGCGTGGTGCATCGCCCCTCGGGGTCGCCCAGGCTCCCCCCGCACCAGTGGAAAGTGAGGGCCGGGTGCGACATGTTCGGGCCACACTGGCACTCTGCCGGTAATATGGGCGGACACAAACGTGCCTACTGTCGCAGGctgctccgacgcaacgtCATCCgggacctgaccgccgacatcaagcagcgatacaccgcACAAACCTCCCCCTGTCGTAGGCGCCTGGCTCGGCCACCCCCAGAagtggttcggcattggcagggataggaGGGTGGTGGGGCTGCTTGGGTTCCTTACAGAGTGGTCACCGCACCCTGATGCCACGCCGAGGGGCTCTCTGTCATCAGGGGAGCAAAGGCACTGGAGAACACGAATGAAAAAGAGACACCCccccttacacacacacgtacacgctcGGAGTATGTGATGGAAAGCGGCAAGAGCAGAAAGTGGCCATCAAGATAGACACACACTCGATTATATGCACACCCAGCGCAGATCATTAACATGAAACTGCAGTGCTTTGAAATGCCTTATTTTGCTGCACAGAGGTGCAGGGCGGATGAAACAGCGTATGCTAGCGCCTTTGGGGCATTGGAGAGTCGCTTCGAAGATGGCTTCACGGCTGCGTCAGTTGTATTTCGCAACGCACTTCTGACCATTGAATGTCACGCttgcctctttccttcccccctcttcatgCATCTCGTCATTAGTTCGGTGGTCTATAGAGACAGCGCGCACGTCACATGGCAGAAAGGGTGCCGCATTGGCAACACATTGAAGCGGCACGGAAGACACTCGTTGTCTCCTTTGCAGGCTGCTGATGTGGTGGGTCTTTCACCTGAGCTGCTGAGCATACGCATCGCTGAGAGCCTGTCAGCCGTACTTGCTCACGGCACATCGCCTTGTGTCAAGCAGACGCGGGCAGCCTGTACAATTACTTTACGATACCCACTCGCCGACCGACTCATGTACACGCTAACGCGAACGCCGGGGGAGTAAAGAGAAgagtgaaaagaggagaggtgagACGGCGAAAAAATAAGCGATAGTCGACAAAGAAAAGCCGGAGCACgcaaaaggaaaggaaaagccCCGTCAAGGTCTGCGCCGGATCATcaccccctccacacgcacatataGATTCATACCAACACGCATacgtacacacgcgcccaAGCACTCCAGCgtgaggaaaaagagaaaaaacaggGGGTAAACTCAAGACGTGCAGCAACGATTCAGGGTTGTTAACATTGAAGgagcgcacgtgtgcgtctACATGTCGTAGGCGCTTCAcgcccccgcctctcttcgCGCACTCTGGCCTGACTTCACACCCCATCACGCACATGCCTTGTTTCTATCTCAACAAGCAAGGAAATGCGGTACTAACTCTTGTTTGGAgagtgaagaagaggtgaGGCGTAACCCCAACCAACCCCCAAAACCACGCATGTTCATGATACATCACCATtgagaaaggagaaaaccCCCAAGAGGGGTCGTTCAGCTTATACCGAGCGCTAATAGCAATAACGCGGATTAGAAGACAACAAAAGGAAACTGAAGTAGCGGTCTTTACTGGTGCAGTGAGACCTCGTCCCTTGCATTCCATCCGCCGCGCTGTCTCACCCATCACCTGCATCAACGCCCCGCGTGCCTGCCGTCAgacacaaacgcacgcatgtgtgcgcgcctAGAAACCGCTCCGGAGCGTAAGAGAGGAAGGCAAAAGAgacagcagaggaaagaaagagttGGCGAGAGGCCTCACGCACCCCAAGACAAGGCAACACAATAATATAAAGCGTGAACTGAAtaaagcaaaggaaaaagcaCAAGGAAAGAgcaggtgggggaggggggccacAGGAGTACAGAAGGAGAGTGTCAAGCTGGGAAGTCATGCAATACTCGGAGCAACTGTAGGTATGTGAccgtatatatatatatatatatatatatgcatgTATCGAGGCCCTTATTCCGTTAGTGTCGTCTTCGATGTCCTCCGTACTTCTGCAAGCGCGTGGATGGGAGGTGTTTCAGCGCTGTGCGCAGAGATTTCAATGTGCccaaggaaaaaaagagcacgCCGCACACATCCGCACACCGATATACTCACATATGGGCACACATATATTAGTACGCGCACAAGCACTTACGCGCCATATCAGGTCTCTATGACAGAGGAGGCGTGAGAGGAGTTATACGGGTTGTGGCGCCACACCAGTCCTGAGGGAGTGGAGCTGAAGGATCTTGACATCAACGGGGATCGGCCCATCAACAGAGCGCCGCTGTCTGGCATCGCGCTCGGCGCTGTCACCGCGAGCGCAAGGGGGTCGAAGCGGATTGATGGGGTGACGCCAAGGTTGGCGCTCACGCTCATTGGCACCATCACTGTTGACGCCGGCTgcgagcgcagctgcagcggcgaggaggtggggcGATTGGATGCCATGTCTGGGACCGTCATGAACTCGTCTTGACAGGTTTCGGAGTGCTTTCCTACAGCCAACACCGGCGCAGCGAGGTGTTCCTCCGCCTTGACCGCTTCCCTTCGCTGATTAATTTGGGCCACAACGTGGCGGCACAAGTGCACAAAATTGCATTCTCCCTCGAAGCGGCAACAGGGCGACCCATCAGCACCGCTGTGAGACCGGCAGAGCGCCGCTGTTGACACAACTACATCAACCGGTGCCGGCATGCCAACGGCGCTCACCTGAGCGGCAATGAGAGTGCGCAGTCCGTTGGTCACCAGGGCCTGTCGCAGTCGCGCCAACCCTACCGTCTCGCCGTCGTCATTCCGCACGACCAGCCGCAGGGTGGGGTCGATGCCTGACATGTCGCTCGGGGAGCCGTGAAGGGCACAACACGTCGGCACCGCGAGCGCTTTGGCCCGCAATTCGAGCACTAGATCTATATTGGCGTGCGCTTGGAAACAGTTCGTGCCCTGCCGACACCGACCCTCCAGGAATACCCGGCAGAGCGAAGGCACGCCCTTGCGGTGCATCGCGCGTGTGTCGAGCATGGACTCTAAAGGGATAAACAGGCGCTTACTGAGGGGGTCGATCACGGCAAACGTGCCTGGTGGAATTCCATCAGTGCTCAGTACGTTCTGCACTGAGCGGCCCTCCGGCGGCCCTTTCCGCCGGTTGCGGTTGCGATGCATcacccttttccttcacgtGGTGCCgcgaaagaaaggagaggccaagcacacacacacacacacacacacgagaaacAAAGATGCATACGCAGACGCACGGACAGgtgcaacaacagcagcgcgtgtATGAGTGACGGAGCttagatgtgtgtgtgtagtggtggtggtggagagggaggctgAAAGTGCTTCGCACCGATCACTTCGAGAGCTTCTTTTCGTCGTTGTTTCTTTGTTTATGTTAAACGGGGATCTTCAGTTAAGGTACGTGTGGGAGACGTAGCAGGGTTCAGTGGGCTAGTGCGCCGACCAAGGGATGAAGCAATTTCAAACTGAGTGGTGAggtgggagaagggagaaaacgaGCATGATAGAGAGACTAAGAAAAACACCACAAGACAACCGAGTAA from the Leishmania panamensis strain MHOM/PA/94/PSC-1 chromosome 28 sequence genome contains:
- a CDS encoding hypothetical protein (TriTrypDB/GeneDB-style sysID: LpmP.28.3100); amino-acid sequence: MHRNRNRRKGPPEGRSVQNVLSTDGIPPGTFAVIDPLSKRLFIPLESMLDTRAMHRKGVPSLCRVFLEGRCRQGTNCFQAHANIDLVLELRAKALAVPTCCALHGSPSDMSGIDPTLRLVVRNDDGETVGLARLRQALVTNGLRTLIAAQVSAVGMPAPVDVVVSTAALCRSHSGADGSPCCRFEGECNFVHLCRHVVAQINQRREAVKAEEHLAAPVLAVGKHSETCQDEFMTVPDMASNRPTSSPLQLRSQPASTVMVPMSVSANLGVTPSIRFDPLALAVTAPSAMPDSGALLMGRSPLMSRSFSSTPSGLVWRHNPYNSSHASSVIET